The DNA region TACCCTTTCAAGTTCGTCTTGATCCCTGAAGAAACGGCACCTTTCTGGCTTGACGACGAACCTAGTCCTTTGAGTTGGTTCAAGATGTTCCAGTCACCAGCTGAGACGACTCCGACCAAGAGTGAGGCTAATGCTAGGGAAAGAAACATGGATCGGTCCatgtttgaaagaaagaaaaagagtttttgGATCTTGAGATTGTTTGATCACGAGTGTGTACAATCGAGAAGAAGAGTAGTATAAGTAGAAGAGTCAGAGTGGACCTAGCTaataataaaggaaaataattaaTATCCAAATCTAAACCCATGTTTGTTTcattatataaatcatttttttaaaatattttggttgtagttatatattttagggtttcgttttATATCGTTGTCACGATAATACGATATGATCGAACTTTACAAGTTTTTATTGGGGACAAAATTATGAAAGTTTAATTAGCTTAATATgcgggagaaaaaaaaaagagaaagatgggGATAATGAAAGATACTCGCTAAGAAGTATGATTGTATGAGCAATTGATCTCCTCGATTATTGGCGATATAATTGTCAAAAAGCATTACAAAATGTATCTAgatgtataaatataatatatttgactaTCAGCACATACATAGTGTATATGTTATCggaaattaaagaaagaaaaaaaaattgaaatggaTGCGAGATGGATGATAGTGTGGAATGGGTTGTAGATATAATAATTGatgcaaccaaaataaaacaactgtATACTACTTACTTTTCTAACAGTTGAAATCAGACAATGcaatcaaaaaacattttgttcaAATTAGACATTGTTTTTGTACTCTTTAATCGACacgaaaatatattacttaTTTTACATCGAATCACAAAAATAAGATTCATTCTCTCCAACGCAAATAGTAACACACGATCGAGTCTAACCATTTACAGAAGCTAAATGACACACAAaagttgtttatttttctttaggaaaaaaaaaaatatagtttggCTAAATGAAATGGAAAGGTCAAGAGACATATAGATCTGGAGGAAGTGGTCAGGTTATGGTGACAAAATTGATTGGGAGAGTTGGAATGGAAGCACATggaattgtattttaataaataaaatcggtgaatattttatattggtttgcTAGCAACAATAGATGGAGACAAATCTTAAGTCATagttatttaatacataaagatACATAAATGCATAAAGAAGTTGCAAACCATGTTCCGAACTACTCAAACTTGTTTCCACTTGCCACTTTAACTTATAATCTCCAActctaaaaccctttttttttgtgtgtagatCAATATGGTAGTCTTACTTGAATGATATAATGAAATATACACATTACGACATGtgaaatgtttatttttcttctccaacaTCGATCTGATAATGTAGTTCCACTATAAATCGTTACGAGTCAGTGGTTGACATTAGAAACACGCACCGTTGGACTATAATTAAATGCTTATTATTGTCAACTGCCAATTCAGCTACAAAATGAATAGATTGAAATACGCATGATACATTTTAGGATACCATTTTTGTAAAAGCTTTTCGTTCTTGAACAAACAGTTATTACAGAAGAAGTACGTAGACTGGTCAAAAAGAGAAATACCGATCTAACACTTTGAAAAAAGATTACATGAATTGTTTATAGTTTCCTAACTAATTAGATCGTTTATGACATCTGATTAATTTCAtctataaaagaaattaaatatagTGAGAAAGTTGTTCAACGGCGGCAATCTGAGCTGTCATCACTTGTTTCAGATGAACAAAACCATGTGCGGGAAACACGATACAATCACTGTATACTTccattttcataatttgttgACTAATACTAAAAAAACTACAATGTACAAACTTCTCTATGCACTGGTCCGTAACTATTTCGAAAACAGTACGGTAAATGGATTGTTTAAGAGAGATTTAGAGTTTAAGATTAGCCAAACTTCTAATTTAATGAAAGTTACAAGACCTCAAGTTATGCAGAGTTTGATCTCATAATAAGTAACTTAGCTTTTGTTCAACCTACAAAATCAACTGACCGGGACCGGTTTGTTAACTAAGAGAGAGTCccattcaccaaaatacatTAGGTCTTAtgtcatttttcttcttcattatcctcTCAGGCTCTGTTCATTATCTGCTTGTTCCCTGAAACATAACAAGAGTCAAAAACATTTTGTGAGATGCAGAATTTATATTATTCAGTCCCATGTAAAAGAACCAACAAACTCTAGTAGAATCTTCTGAGTTCTGATGATCACTTACTCTTTGATCGCTTCAGGTTCCTGCAGAATCTGCTACCACACAGACATTCAAAGGGTTTCATAAGAGACTCATCATCGTCAAAGTCAATGCCATAATCCTGAAAATGTGAAGTCCATAATTCACATCAGATCAAAGTATATCCTGAAAATATACAATCTTTTTCATGGGTATAGAAACTTCTCAGCATAAGATAATCATGGATCGTGAAATTCTACACACCCATGTGAGTTCCTCCATTGCCTCGATGTCTCTTGTTGTGAAAAATGCAAGCTGGAGAAGATTACAGTTATATAATTTCCACAAAACAGAAAAGGTTTATAAATGAGACCAGCACTGAATCATACATGATAATAATGCTGATCTGGAGTCTCAACGTAAACTGGGATCTCGATCAAGTTTGCATCAAGACATCTGCACACATGAGAGAACAAGAAACATCAGTTTGATATAAAGAAAAGGCCANGTATACTTccattttcataatttgttgACTAATACTAAAAAAACTACAATGTACAAACTTCTCTATGCACTGGTCCGTAACTATTTCGAAAACAGTACGGTAAATGGATTGTTTAAGAGAGATTTAGAGTTTAAGATTAGCCAAACTTCTAATTTAATGAAAGTTACAAGACCTCAAGTTATGCAGAGTTTGATCTCATAATAAGTAACTTAGCTTTTGTTCAACCTACAAAATCAACTGACCGGGACCGGTTTGTTAACTAAGAGAGAGTCccattcaccaaaatacatTAGGTCTTAtgtcatttttcttcttcattatcctcTCAGGCTCTGTTCATTATCTGCTTGTTCCCTGAAACATAACAAGAGTCAAAAACATTTTGTGAGATGCAGAATTTATATTATTCAGTCCCATGTAAAAGAACCAACAAACTCTAGTAGAATCTTCTGAGTTCTGATGATCACTTACTCTTTGATCGCTTCAGGTTCCTGCAGAATCTGCTACCACACAGACATTCAAAGGGTTTCATAAGAGACTCATCATCGTCAAAGTCAATGCCATAATCCTGAAAATGTGAAGTCCATAATTCACATCAGATCAAAGTATATCCTGAAAATATACAATCTTTTTCATGGGTATAGAAACTTCTCAGCATAAGATAATCATGGATCGTGAAATTCTACACACCCATGTGAGTTCCTCCATTGCCTCGATGTCTCTTGTTGTGAAAAATGCAAGCTGGAGAAGATTACAGTTATATAATTTCCACAAAACAGAAAAGGTTTATAAATGAGACCAGCACTGAATCATACATGATAATAATGCTGATCTGGAGTCTCAACGTAAACTGGGATCTCGATCAAGTTTGCATCAAGACATCTGCACACATGAGAGAACAAGAAACATCAGTTTGATATAAAGAAAAGGCCAATTGTGTACTGTGAATTACCGCGAGCCATTACCTGTGGTTAAGGAACCTTGCGATATTTGTCCCATCAAGACACAGAGCTTTGTCATCCTCTAACCATTCTTCAGAACCCCAATGTGCATCCAATATCACAGGAAAACTGAGTTTATCTTCGAAGCTACGCTGGTATAGCTCTGGGATTGTCAATATCTCTCCAATGTACTCACAAATAAATGCCCCTTTAGGCAATTTCTCCAATGTCCTAAGGCCCCAACCTTTCCCATTTGGTGTGAAAAACACCAGACATGAAAAAAAAGTGATTGATCAAAAGTGGAAACTAGTTGATTTCTATATCAAGATGAACGTAAAACACGAAAAAGAGTTGGTTAAGGTAACTGTTTTACCTGTAATTTGTTGTGTATTCCTCTTTGTACCACTCGGTTACCACATCTTTTAGTGCAGCCACATTTGATCCAACACTCTTTAATGGCTTTCCTCTTCAAATGCCCTTTACAAGGTTccaaaatctctgtttttttagcTCTCTCCAGTGGGCACTCTTTACAGAATTCCGGCACCTGCTTCCTTTGATCACGCGCCTCAGAGATCCGAGCTTCCAAGAAATCCTCTTTAATTACGCCGTCTGCTGTGTACGCAAACAAGTTATCAACAGCAATTGCACAGTTGCAAGGCATTGCCGAAGCCAAGCAATCTTCGATACAAGAAGAGGAACAGCTTTGCTCATCAGAGAAACTTGAGAGTGAGAATTTCACTGGAGCATCTTGAAAAACAAAGTTCTGAGGCATGTAACGGAAATGTGAAGGAGTCTCATCGTTGATCTCATTCACCCATGGAATCTCAACGTTTTCTTCACCAACAGTAATGTCCTTTACATTGTTAATTGCTCTCCAGCCATCTGAAGAGATCTCACATTCAGGAACAACTACCAACCCCATCGAAGTGCAAGCTGCAGCGCTTTCATCACCCACCTTACTCACGGTTTCTGTTTCAAGTGACTGGTTGGTTGAATTGTTTACCATGTCTACGTAACAGCTACACAAGTCCTTCATGAACCCAAGGACTGAAAACTCGGGGTGAACAATTTTGTATGACTTAAGGCACTTCTCTTCCATTGCTCTGCGAAAAGCCTCCATAGAAGGCAAACACAAATTCGTTGTTTCTCCAGTTGCAGGCGCGAAAGTTAAACAGATCTTCGCCTCACCAGATGTCGAAGAAGCTAATTCAACCGAAGCAGCAGTAGCTGAAGGAGGAACATCCTTGGTAGTAGTAATACAGAGAATCTCTTCAGTTTCTCTATCCCGTTCTTCCACATGAGTATTTGGTTTCTCCATCTCAAGCATGGGAGCTGAGCAGTTCCCTGTATCTGAATAATGTAAAGACGTGTCAAAAGGAATCACTACAAGAGACAGATCAGGTTAAAATGCAAAGGCTTTAACATCTCATCACAACCACAAAAAGCTATACCTAAAAATCAGAGGCTTATGATCGGAATTGGGCTCATCCTCATCGTTGAGAATAATAAGTGCACCGTCCTCAGAGTCCTTTTCATCTTCGGGATCCATTGACATGCGACTGCTGAAGCTAGGACTTGCATTGTTATACACAGTCATTGACAATCCTCTTTCACCACTTCTGCGTGTGTACCTCTTTAAAGGTGGtagttcatcatcatcttcatcttcctcttcaggCTGAATCtgttaaaaccaaataaacacaTGTTTATACAAATAATACTAAGAAACCCGAGACACAGATGAAGAAACCTACCTTGGAAGCATCTTTGTTTGGCTTCTTTGATATGGCACTGCATATGCTAAGGCTTGTGTTGTTGTCACAACCTCTTCCCCGCTTTGGGCGCAATCTCCTATTCAAAGGAATTTCCTCTTCATTaatttcgtcttcttccttaGTAACCAAAGGCTGAGTTTGTTTCAATACCAAAAACCAACTAAATGTGAGATTAATGACAACaaatttctaaaacaagaaaaatattaaattcatcaaaaccttgagacaaaaaagaaacaccCGGAAAGTGTCATCAAATCATGACAAGCGAGCTTACTttaatctcttttttctcttgcttcttcttcgtttcagTGGCCTACATATTAAGAAAGAGAATTGACTTAGTTTGAATatgaaaaattcaaataaagGAAACTCAAAAAGTGATTAAACCATAGAAAACAAACCTGCAGATCTTCCTCTTCAAAGATTGCATCAATGAGCACCTTATAATCTTCAGCTTCAATAAAATCCCATTTATTGTCATAAGCCTCGAGCAGGTTCTTGAGGACCAATTTTACTTTCGCCTCTTGTATTCCCAAAAGCTTCATGGCATTACAAGCTTTCTTAATCTTGGGATTTGGTGCCATTTTTAGAAAATACTCTGCAACAACAAGGCCGAATTAAACACTGAACTCACAAAATTtcaggaaaaaaacagagataagtaacaaaaacgaaagctttcatcttcctctttccAGTGAAGAGGGAGAAACCAGAGAAGAGTAAAGAGGGTTAGATGAGTAACGAAACTAATGTGACTCTCAAAGCCACCAAAATACAGAGAAAAGTAACAAAAACGAAAGCTTTCATCTTCCTCTCCCCAGTGAAGGAGGGAGAAACCAGAGATGAGTAAAGAGGGTTAGATGAGTAACGAACCTAATGTGACTCTCAAAGCCACCAAAATACAGAGAAAAGTAACAAAAACGAAAGCTTTCATCTTCCTCTCCCCAGTGAAGGAGGGAGAAACCAGAGATGAGTAAAGAGGGTTAGATGAGTAACGAAACTAATGCGACTCTaatacttttttagtttttacccaCCAAAAGATtggaacttttttgttttttgagggAAACCGAACAGTCCACAACGGTAACACACAAATCTAGAAAAACCCTATAACGTCGAGCAA from Camelina sativa cultivar DH55 chromosome 3, Cs, whole genome shotgun sequence includes:
- the LOC104761598 gene encoding probable inactive histone-lysine N-methyltransferase SUVR1, whose protein sequence is MAPNPKIKKACNAMKLLGIQEAKVKLVLKNLLEAYDNKWDFIEAEDYKVLIDAIFEEEDLQATETKKKQEKKEIKKFVVINLTFSWFLVLKQTQPLVTKEEDEINEEEIPLNRRLRPKRGRGCDNNTSLSICSAISKKPNKDASKIQPEEEDEDDDELPPLKRYTRRSGERGLSMTVYNNASPSFSSRMSMDPEDEKDSEDGALIILNDEDEPNSDHKPLISDTGNCSAPMLEMEKPNTHVEERDRETEEILCITTTKDVPPSATAASVELASSTSGEAKICLTFAPATGETTNLCLPSMEAFRRAMEEKCLKSYKIVHPEFSVLGFMKDLCSCYVDMVNNSTNQSLETETVSKVGDESAAACTSMGLVVVPECEISSDGWRAINNVKDITVGEENVEIPWVNEINDETPSHFRYMPQNFVFQDAPVKFSLSSFSDEQSCSSSCIEDCLASAMPCNCAIAVDNLFAYTADGVIKEDFLEARISEARDQRKQVPEFCKECPLERAKKTEILEPCKGHLKRKAIKECWIKCGCTKRCGNRVVQRGIHNKLQVFFTPNGKGWGLRTLEKLPKGAFICEYIGEILTIPELYQRSFEDKLSFPVILDAHWGSEEWLEDDKALCLDGTNIARFLNHRCLDANLIEIPVYVETPDQHYYHLAFFTTRDIEAMEELTWDYGIDFDDDESLMKPFECLCGSRFCRNLKRSKRNKQIMNRA